Part of the Lichenicola cladoniae genome is shown below.
CCAGGCCAGCCTCGTCCGGCACCGGGTGGGCGGCCTCCAGCACCCGGATGCGGCGGTACGGCACGCCGTAGCGGGTGACCACGAGGCCTTCCGGCGGATGCGGCCATGCATCGTCGAACGCCTGCGCCATGGCGGCCGCTCCCTCGCCGGCGCCGATGACGATGGTGCGACCGCGCGGCGGATCGGGCAGCCAGGCCGGAACGATCCGCGCCGGGTCCGGAGCGGCGACGGATGTCTCGAACACCTATGTAATCAGCAGCCTGGGCTCGGCGACGCTCATGGTCCCCGTGGTCGCGTACTAGGTCTGCCGGATGCAGAGTGCCGGGCCTGCACACGGACGCACGCTTCAGGCGCTACTCGAAACGGCAGGGTTTCCCGGTCTGTGGGAGGTCCATCATCTGGACGATCATCAACGATACCGGGACGGAGCCCGGATTGCGGGCCAGGTGACCCTTGTGCCCGGCCGCGTCCGCCCTGGCGTGCTGGTCTTCGCCCACGACGATTTCGCCGGGACCGACGGTCGCCTGGCTGCCGTCCATCGCCTGCACGAACCAGGTGCCGCTGACCGGCATGATCCACTGTATCGCCGGGTTCTCGTGCCAGCCACTCACCCAGCCCGGCGGCTCGACATGGTTCAGGATGGTTTTGGCGCCGGCCTGCTGCCGATCCCGCCACTCGGGCGTCGCCGGTTTCGAGACACTTTCGAGCGCGAAACGATGCAGCTTGCAGCGCGTCAGGTGGCTGATGCCGGCGCTGTCGGTCCAGTTGTCCCAGTAGGGGATCTCAGGCGTCGCTGCAGGTGCAATGCGGGTCGTTGCCACGAGCAGCAGGCCCGTGGCGACCGCACCGATCATCCGCCGCATGGGCCGCTCACCGGCGCAGCCCGGTTTCAGGCTTCGGTCAGCCATTGCGGATTCTGGTTGGTGCCGTCGAAATGCTCGGTGGTCTTGTAGAGCTCGGTCTTTCCGGTCATCGCGATCTGCGCGCTGCGGGCCAGCAGCGCCGCACGGAACTCCGGTGTCGGCGGCGAGTAGGTGCGCACCGCCTCGAGCGCCTGGTGCAGGATATCCATGCTGTCGATGCCGGTCATCTGGCTGCTGATCGGCAGGCTCATCGGATATTGCAGCATCTGCATCGGCGGCATCACCCGCGACTGCAGGATGAACGGGTCGCCGAACGCCTTCATGCCGATGATGCCGGTGCCGCGGGCCACCGCCATCGGCACGACGGTTTTCTCGAAGCTGTCGTAATGCGCGTCCATGACGTTGAGCGGCATCTGCACGCTGTCGAAATGGAATCCGTGGCTGTCGGCTATTTCGAACATGCTCGCATGGATCGCCGGACTCTTGTGGCCGGTGAACCCGATATAGCGAAGCTTGCCCTGCTCGCGCGCCTTCAGCACCGCCTCGAGCGCGCCACCCTGCGCGAACACCCGCGCCGGATCGTCGGCCCGGATGATCTCGTGGAACTGCAGCAGGTCGAGATGGTCGGTCTGCAGCCGGGACAGCGAGGTCTCGATCTGGCCCATCGCCGCCTTGGCGGTGCGGCCGTCGATCTTGGTCATCAGGAACACGCGCTTGCGGTAACCCTGCTGCGACAGGGCACGTCCGAGCCGGACCTCGCTCTCGCCGTTATTGTAGTCCCAGCAATTGTCGCAGAAGTTGATGCCGGCATCGATGCTGGCATGCACCACCCGGATCGCCTCGTCGTTGTTCATGCCGCCGGGCTTGGCGAGATGGTATCCGCCGACACCGACCAGCGACACCGCCTCGCCGGTGCGGCCGAGGGCGCGATATTTCATGTCCGGATGCTGCGGGATCGTCGCGGTGACCGTCCCGGGCCGCGGCGTGACGCTGGGTGGTGCCGCCATCGACGCTGCATCGGCGGTCGCCGTTCCCAGTGCCGCGACAGTGCCGACGCCGGCCGCGACGGTCTTGATGAAATCACGACGATCCATGGTCGTTATCCCTTCTTCAGATCAGGCAGGCGTCCTGCCCATTACGCCGAGCACCCGCAACGCGGCGCAGGCCGCCCCATATCCATTGTCGATGTTCATCACCGTGAGACCCGGCGCGCAGGAGGCGAGCATCGCGTCCAGCCCGGCACGCCCGCCGACCGCGACCCCGTAGCCGACCGATGTCGGCACGCCGATCATCACGCCCGGCAGCAACCCGGCCACCACCGAGGGCAGGGCGGCATCCATGCCGGCCACTACGATGACCACGGCATAGGCGCGAAGTTCATCGACCCGTCGCAGCAGGCGCCACAGTCCGGCCACGCCGACATCGGTGATCTCGGCAGCAGCATGGCCGGAGAAGCGCAGCGTGCGCACCACCTCGCGGGCTACCGGCACGTCGGAGGTGCCGGCGGTGACCACGGCGATGTGCCGGCCGGGCCGCAAGGGCGCCGGCTGCCCCTGCCAGGCCGTGCGCGACACCGGGTCGTAGTCGAGCCTGCCTGCGAGGTCCTCGGGCAGGCCTGCGAACCGTGTCGCGTCGAGCCGGGTGAGGAGCAGGGGCGTCTCCGGCACCGAGCGCAGAATGGCGGCGATCTGGGCTGGCGATTTGCCCGAGCAGTAAACGGCCTCGCCGAAACCAATGCGGGCGGACCGCTCGCCGTCGAGCTGGAACTCGCTCATGGCTGTACCGGTTGTGCTGCGTCGGAGACGGGCCGAAGGAACGCACTGCCGGTCCGGTAGGCAGCGAACCTCAGCGCGCGGGGTGGTTCGCCCGCCTCCGCGACCAAGTCCGAGATCGTATGGCGCAATGTCGCCTCCAGTCCGTCCTGCACGTCCTGCAGCGAGATCGCATCGAGTTCGATGACCAGCCCGTCGCGACGGACCCGGCAGCGCACTATGCGGCCGTCGCTGCCGAGACGTGCGGCCACCGACCGCTCCACCGCATGCACCAGTGCCAGCGTCGCCGGCTCGATGAACAGCCCGGTCTCGATCCGGCTGGACAGGCAGGGCGCCGATGGCAGGTCGGCCAGGTGACCGAGGCCCACGAGCGGCGCGATTCGGCGCAGCGTCGCCTTGGAGATCGCTGCCTCGACGAACGGGTGCCGCACGCTGTGCGCGTCCGCCGCCTGCAGGCCCGGCCGGTAGTCGCTCAGGTCGTCGGTATTGGTGCCTGACAGGACCAGCGTGTCCGTCCCGCGCAGGCGCGTGGCGATCGCCCCATACAGGTTGGTCTTGCAGAAGAAACAGCGGTTCGCCGGGTTGGCGCGGTAGCTCGGATCGTCGAACTCGCCGGCGTCGAAGATCACCAGCCGCGCGTCGAGCCCCGCCGCCAGCGCGCGGGTCCGCTCGGTGGCTTCGTGCGGCACCGCCGGCGACGTGGCGTGGTGCAGCGTCAGGCGACCGCCCAGCACCGGCGCGGCGACGGCCGAGAGCGTCAGGCTGTCGATCCCGCCACTGACCGCGATGGCGACCCGTGGCGCGTCCAGCCCGGCCAGCAGTGCCTGCAGCCGTCCGAGTGCCGCAACGGGCTCCTGTGTGTCGATCAGCGAGCTCATGGCTTCGCGTCCTGGTCGTTCGCCATTGCCATCGCCTCGGCCTGCCGGCGCACGCGGGTCCGGGTGGCATGACCGGGCAGGCCGAGCAGGTGGTCGGCCTCCGCCTTGCCGGTCCTGCCGTCCGGACGATCCACCAGCTTCACGTCCACCGATGCGCCATCGATGGTCATGCGGGCAGTACGGCGCTGCAGCGCCTGGCCCTCCACCAGATGCGTCCGCAGCCCGATCGTCGTGGTTTCGCGGAAGCAGGCTGCAGTTATCTCGGGAAGCGCGTCCGGTGCCGCGAGAACCTGCACATGCACGGCCATGCGGCCCTTCTTGCCGATCGCCGCCATCTGCATGATGTCGTGCACGCCGGGAACGCTCCTGATGCGGTCCAGGCCGGCGGCAAGATCCTCGCCCGACTGGTCGTCGATTTCGAATGCGATCACGCCGAGCGTGCGATGTCCGCTGGCAATGCCCTGCTGCGCACCGGTCTCCGTCACCAGCACGCGCACGCAGTTGCTGGTGCCCGGCAGGGTTCTGGTGCCGAAGCCGATGCCGCTGCCGGCCAGGCGTCCGGCCGGCCGGTGGCCGAGCACGCCGCTATCCTTCAGGTAGCGCAGGATCGCCGCTCCGGTGGGCGTGACGCGCTCGCCGGGGATGCCGTCATCCAGCATGTCGAACCCCTCAAGCAGCAGCGCGGTCGCCGGCGCCGGTACCGGCATGATGCCGTGCGCGGTCCGGATGCGGCCGGCGCCGAGCGGCAGTGCCGAAATGCTCCAGCTTGCCGCTCCGATCGCCTCGATCAGCACGGCGGCGGCGACGATGTCGGCAATGGAGTCCGAGGCACCGACTTCGTGGAACGAGACCGCATCGGCGGCGACACCGTGGACCCGGCCCTCGGCTTCGGCCAGGACCGTAAAGATCCCGACTGCGACATCGAGGATCGCCGCATCGAGCCCGCTGGCCAGCAGTCCCGTCCGGATCTGCCGCCATGCGCGATGATCATGTGCATGTTCGTGCCCATGCTCGTGCTCGTGGACATGCTCGTGGTCGTGCCCATGCGTGTGGCCATGGTCGTGCGTATGATGCCGCTCGGCCGTGGCGGGCGCGTCGGCGGGCCGTCCGTCGGCGCCCTCGACGCGAAAGCGCAGCCCCGCGAGGACGCCGTCATTATGCGGCAGGACCCGGCACGTCACATCGACCGCCTTCGCCACGGCGATCGTGACAGCGCCTTCGTATTCGGGGAACGCCGACAGCAATGCAGCCGCGAACATGTCGCCGGCCATGCCGCCGAGCGGGTCGAGATGCAGGTGGATCATCGCCCGATGATGGGTAGGTAACCGTGTCTTGTCCACGTTCCGAACTTGCCCGCGAGCGCCTGCTCGGACAGGCTGTCTCCATGCCGGAATTCCATGACTTGCCCGCTCGTTCCGGACTGCCGCCGTCGCCGACGGCACCTGGGCAGGCGGTTCGCGCAGGCCCCCAGAAGCGTCGAATTTCCGTGCTGTTCCTCGGGTTGCTCGGGGTCAACCTGCTGGCCTGGTGCTGGGCGGTGCTGGCATTCCACGCGTCGCCGGCCCTGCTCGGCTCCGCCCTGATCGCCTGGGGATTCGGGCTGCGTCATGCCGTCGACGCCGATCACATTGCTGCCATCGACAATGTCACGCGGCGGCTGATGCAGGACGGGCAGCGCCCGATCACCGTCGGCCTGTTTTTTTCGCTCGGACATTCCACCGTCGTGGTGGTGGCGGGACTGGCGGTGGTGCTGGCGCAGGGCTGGTTCCGCAACCGGTTCGGAGTCCTCGCCGGATGGGGCGCCCCGGCCGGCGCCGCAGTGTCCGCGGCTTTCCTGCTGCTGATCGGCGGCTCCAACCTGGGCGTGCTGCTGTCGCTGTTGCGGATGCGCCGTCGCCGGCGTCGCGGCGACCCCGACCTGTCGATGGCCCTGCCGACCGCACAGGGCGGGTTGTCCCGCCTGTTCGCGCCGCTGTTCCGGCGGGTTGGCACCAGCCGTGGCATGTTCTGGCTCGGCCTGCTGTTCGGGCTCGGCTTCGACACCGCGACCGAGATCGGCGTGCTGGCGCTGGCCGCGGCCGGTGCGACGCATGGCCAGGCCGGCTGGGCGGTGATGGCGTTCCCGGCCTTGTTCACTGCCGGCATGACATTGGTCGATACCGCCAACGGCGTGATGATGCTGGGTGCATATGGATGGGCACTGGCAGAGCCGACCCGCAAACTCGGCTACAACATGGCCATCACTTCGGTCTCGGTCGTGGTGGCGTTGCTGATCGGGCTGGCGGAAGCGATCGACCTGCTCAGTATTCCCGGCGTCTCGATCCCGGCCTGGGTGAGCCTCCCGGATACACACGGGGAACTGATCGGCTACGGGCTGGTCAGCAGCTTCGCGCTGCTCTGGATTGGTTCGATGCTCGCCTCGCTCCTGGCGAGACAACGCCGGAAGCTCACCCTGCGCTGACCGCGCCCGTCGGCCTGCCCGTGATCGGATGAAATCCATGGATCGACGCAGCCTGTTTCGAACCGTCGCTGCCACCGGCCTGCCTTGCCTCGTTGTGGGCACTGCACGCGGCGCCACCGAGACGATCCGATTGGTCCAATTCGAGGGAATCGCATGCAATCCCGACTGGTTCGGCCGGGATCGTGACCCGATTCTCGCGCTCGCACCCAAGAACGGCGGCTAACCACCAAACCCAAGCCGAAGATCCCAGGAGACCATCGATGCCGGATACACACGACCTCAGCAGTGCGATGCTGCCCGTCACCCGCGTTGCCGACCCGGCCGACCTGCCGTTCGTGACCGATCCGGGCGAGCGCCGCGGCGACATGCTGTATCGCCGGTTCGGGCGCACCGACGAGATGATCTCGGCGATCGGGCTGGGCGGGTTCCATGTCGGCAAGAGCGCGCTGACCGACGATGAGGCGGTGCACCTGATCCATGAGAGCATCGATCGCGGAATCAACTTCGTCGACAATTGCTGGGACTACAACAAGGGGCGATCGGAGCTGCGCGTTGGCGTGGCGCTCGACCAGGGCGGCTACCGGGACAAGGTTTTCCTGATGTCCAAGATGGACGGCCGCACCAAGAAAGAGGCGGCCAACCAGATCGACGCCTCGCTGCAGCGCATGCGCACCGATTGCATCGACCTGATCCAGCATCACGAGATCCTCCGCTACGACGATCCGGATCGGATCTTCGCCGAGGAAGGTGCCATGGAAGCATTCGTCGAGGCGAAGCAGGCCGGGAAGCTACGCTATATCGGCTTCACCGGTCACAAGGACCCGCGCATCCACCTGCAGATGCTGGCGGTGGCTGCCGAGCGCGGGTTCCATTTCGATGCCGTGCAGATGCCGCTGAACATCATGGATGCACATTTCCGCAGCTTCGCACATCTGGTGCTGCCGTATCTGGTCGAGCACGGCATCGCGGTGCTCGGGATGAAGAGTTTCGGCGACGGCGTCCTGCTGAAAAGCAACGCGCCGATCGACCCTCTCGAATACCTGCACTACTCGCTCAACCTGCCGACCTCGGTGGTCATCACGGGGATCGAGAACCGTCGCGATCTCGACCAGGCCTTCAAGGCCGTCCGGACCTTCCAGCCGATGGACAAAGTCCGTGTTTCCGAGTTGCTGGCCCGCAGTCGCCCCTATGCCCTGGAGGGCAAGTACGAACTCTTCAAGACCAGCGCGACGTTCGACGGAACTGCAAAAAATGCTGAGTGGCTCGGTGACGATGTAGACGCCGTCAATTTGCTGGCACCCGTCATGGAATGAAGGTGAAACGTGCCTGGCTGCATGATGCAGCCAGGCACGTCGCTGTCATGCGGCCTTGGTGTCTTCGGCAGCAGAACTGAGCGCCTCACCGAGCGCCTTGATCTTGTCGGCGTTCTTGCCATCCGCCTTGCCGGCAATGGCAACCGTCTCCTTGCCGAGCTTGGCGATCAATTTCTGGATCGCCGCGCCGTCCAGTGGCTCGGCATGCAGATGCTTCTTGAGACTCTCGAGATCACGGATAATCCCCTTGGTGCCGGGGGTATCGAGCTTCTCGAGCGTGGCTTCCCAACCCTCGATATTCTTGGTTGCGGCGGCGACGGTGAAGCTCTTCACCCCGTCCTTGATATGCTTGATGGTTGCATCGAACTGCGGCATTTCGAAACCTCGTCAAGGCTGGCGCAGCGGGATCGCGACACCGAGGTCAGAAACCGTTCGCCGCCGATGAGTTTCCAGCCTTCACGAATCTTCAACGATCGAGCCAGGGTCCTCAACGCCTCAGTTCCGGTCCTTCTGGATGAAGGACGGCAGGAACGGGTTGTCCGTCTGCAGGCTGGCCTTGCTGGGCAATTCCGAAGCGTCCCAGCCGCCGCCGAGATCGTTGATCAGGTCCACGCTCGCCACCATGCGGTTCTGCTGGATGCCGAGAGCCGTCTGCGCATTGGTCAGCGCGGTCGTCTGGCTGGTGATGACGGTGGTGTAGATCGCCGTGCCGGCAGTGTATTCGTTGAATGCAACCTCCACCGCCTGGTTGGCGAGATTGACAGCATTCGCCTGGGCGTCCGCCTGTATGGCCAGGATGCGCAGGCTGGAGAGGTCGTCCTCGAGATTCTGGAACGCGTTCAGCACGGTCTGCCGGTAGTTGGCGACGCTGACATCGAAGTTGGCTCGGGCCGCACGCACGGCAGCGGTCCGCTCGCCGCCCTGGAACAGCGACTGCGCCACGGTCGCGCCAAGCGACCAGGCCTGGTTTGCCGCCCTGAACAATCCTCCGACCGGATCACCGACATACTGCCCGGCGGCGGACAGGCTGATCACCGGATAATAGGCCGCCACCGCGACGCCGATCAGCGCATTCTGTTGTTCCATGGTGCGCTCGCCCTCGGCGATGTCCGGGCGGCGCTGCAGCACCACCGAGGGGATCGTGACCGGGATCGCGGGAATGCGGTCGGTGAGGGCGCCCGGCGCGAGGGACAGGTCGGCGGGCGGATGGCCGGTCAGCACCGCGATCGCATGCTCGTACTGGGCGCGCTGGATCCCGACGGAAACGGATTGCGCTTGTGTCGTCGCGAGCTGGGTCTCTGCCTGCAGCAGGTCGGACGGCGCGGAGACGCCGGCATTGGTGCTGTTGCGGGTGATCTGCGCTGCCTGCTGGTAATAGGCGACAAACCGGTCGAGCAGTGCCTGCAGGCTATCCTGGTAGCGCAGGTTGAAGTAGTCGATCGCCAGCGTCGTCTGGATCGACAGGCGCGCTGCCGCCAGCGTCGCGGCACTCACCTGCGCCGCGGACGCCTGAGCCTGGACCTGGCGGCGGATCTGCCCCCAAACGTCGAGCTGCCAATCCACCGTGCCCTGCACGCCGACGGTCGAGTTGGTGATGTTGGCGGTGCCCGTACGCGTGGCGGTCGGCGTTACGCCGATGGTCGGGAACAGGCCTGCGCGCGCCTCGTCGACCAGGGCGCGGGCATTCCGGTAGGAGGCCTCGCTGGCCTTGAGCGTCTGGTTCGAGATGTCGATCTGGCTCTCGAGCCCGTTCAGGACGGGATCGTTGTAGAGCGTCCACCAGGCGCCCTTCGGTAGTTCGGCGTAGTGCGGATCGGCGAACGCCCAGCCGGGTGGCGGTGGCGTCATTTCCTTGAAACGGGCAGCCATGACCGCGTTGGGCCGATGGTAGTCCGGACCGACCATGCAGCCGCCGAGGGCCGTGGTGGCGAACAGGCTGGAGGCGATCAGCATCGCCGCGCGGCGGGTCGTCGAGACGGGCTTCATCCGGCGGTGGCGTCCTGTTGTGTGGTGGGGCCGGGGCGGGGCGGGTGACGCCCGCCCCCCAGCCAGCTTCGGTTGGACCAGCGCCTGGCCGACCAGTGCCGCATGCGGTCGAGATACAGATAGACCACCGGCGTGGTGTAGAGGGTGAGCGCCTGGCTGACGATCAGCCCGCCCACCACCGACAGTCCGAGCGGCCGGCGCAGCTCGTTGCCGTAACCATGTCCCAGCACCAGCGGCAGCGCGCCCAGGGCGGCGGCAAAGCTGGTCATCATGATCGGCCGGAACCGAAGCAGGCAGGCCTGGTAGATCGCGTCGTAGGGCGTGGCGCCGTGCTCGCGCTCCTGGCTCAGCGCGAAATCGATCAGCAGGATGGCGTTCTTCTTCACGATGCCGATCAGCAGGATCACCCCGATCATCGCGATCAGCGAGAACTCCTCGCCGAACAGCTGCAGCGCCAGGATCGCGCCGACGCCCGCCGACGGCAGCGTCGACAGGATGGTCAACGGATGGATGTAGCTCTCGTAGAGGATGCCCAGCGTCGCATACACCGCGAGCAGGGCTGCCAGCACCACCAGCGGATAGGAGCTCGTGGTCTGCTGCAGTTGCTGGGCGTTGCCGGCAAAAGCGCCGTGGATTTCGGCCGGCACGTGCAGCTGCAGCATGGTCTCGCCGATGGCGGTCTCGGCCGCGCTGAGCGAGCCGCCGACCGGGGTGTTGAACGAGATGGTGGCCGCGACGAAGCCGCCATCGTGCGAGACTTCGAGCGGGGTGACGGTCGGACCGATCGTGGTGACTGCCGATAGCGGCACCATCGTCTCCCTCGCGGACGACACCGCCGATCCGTTGGAGGCGCCCTTGCCGCCGGCGAGGCTGTTGCTGTTGGCGTTCTGCTGCGACTGCTGCGCTGTCGAGAGCGTCGTGGTGCTGCTGGTGCCGCTCGTGGTGCCGCTGGTGGCGGACGCGATGCCGGTGCCGGTCTGCACGGTGGCGCTGGTGTTGGAGATCGACTGGCCACCGCTGCCGCCGCCGTTGGTGGTGCCGCCGGACGCGTTGCTGCTGGCGTTGCTCACACGGATCAGGTTGCTGCTGGCACTGCCGGTCGCGGTTCCGCTGGCGGCACTCACCCAGATCTGCTTCAGGATCGAGGGGTCCTGCCAGAAGCGCGGCGCCACCTCCATCACGACATGGTACTGGTTGAGCGTATTGTAGATGACCGAGGCCGAGCGCTGGCCGAACGCGTCGTTCAGCGTGTTGCTGATCAGCTGCGGTGTGAGCTTGAGGCGGGCGGCACTGTCGCGATCGATCGCCACCTGGATTGCCTGGCCACCCTGGGAGACGTCGGAATCGACGTCGGCAAGCTCGGTCCGCTTCTTGAGGGCAGCCTCGATCTTCTGGGCCCACGAGTAGAGCAGCTCGGAATCGTCTGATGTGAGCGTGTACTGGTAGTTCGAGCTGCTGGACCTGGCACCGGCGCGCACGTCGCCGGCCGAGAAGGCGAAGAAGCGGGCGCCAACCATGTTCTTGAGGCTGGCACTCAGCCGCCCGATGGTCTGCTCGACGCTGTCGCTGCGCTGCGAGATGTCCTTGAGCTGGATGTACACCTGCGCCTGGTTGGTGCCGCGGCCGCCGGTAAAGCCGGCCACGGTCAGCACGTCCGGGTCGGCCAGTACGGCGTTCTGCACCTCGATCAGCTTCTGCTGCATGTTCTGGAACGAGATGCTCTGCTCGCCCTCGACGCGTCCGATCAGCAGGCCGTTATCCTCGGTCGGGAAGAAGCTCTTCGGCATGCGCTGCACCAGCAGGATCGTCAGCACGATGGTCAGCGGCAGGGTCAGCACCACCAGCCGGCGATGCCGCAAGGCCCAGTTCAGGCTCTTCTCGTAGCCATGCAGCATGCCGTCGAGCCCGCGCTCGATCAGTGCCGAGAAGCGGGCAATGGCACGGCGCACCGGCCCCGCCTGCGATCGTGCCCGCCGTGTATCCTCGGCGGCCTGCTCCGGGCTCACGCGCGGCTGCACCACGAGCAGCAGCGAGCACATCATCGGGGTGATGGTGAGCGCCAGCACCAGCGAGACGCTGATCGTCACGATCAGCGTCATCGCGAACTCGTAGAAGAACTTGCCCGCGATCCCGGGCAGCAGCAGGATCGGCATGAAGACCGCGATCAGCGACACCGTGATCGAAATCACCGTGAAGCTGACCTCGGCGGTGCCCTGCAGCGCCGCCTGCAGCCGCGGCATGCCGTCTTCCATGTGGCGGGCGATGTTCTCCAGCACCACGATCGCGTCGTCCACTACGAAGCCGGTCGCGATGGTCAGGGCCATCAGCGACAGGTTGTCGAGCGCGAAGCCGAGCATGTACATCGCGCTGAACGTCGAGATGATCGAGACCGGCACGGCGACCGCCGGGATCAGCGTCGAGCGGAAGGTGCGCAGGAACACCAGCACGACCAGCACGACCAGCACGATGGCGATCAGCAGCGTGGTCTGGGTATCGCTGACCGAGGCGCGGATGGTGGTGGAGCGGTCCATGCCGATATGCAGCGACACGTCGGCGGGCAGCGCGGTCTGTAGTGTCGGCAGCAGCGCCTTGATGCCGTCGATGGTCTTGATGATGT
Proteins encoded:
- a CDS encoding cupin domain-containing protein; this translates as MRRMIGAVATGLLLVATTRIAPAATPEIPYWDNWTDSAGISHLTRCKLHRFALESVSKPATPEWRDRQQAGAKTILNHVEPPGWVSGWHENPAIQWIMPVSGTWFVQAMDGSQATVGPGEIVVGEDQHARADAAGHKGHLARNPGSVPVSLMIVQMMDLPQTGKPCRFE
- a CDS encoding aldo/keto reductase — protein: MDRRDFIKTVAAGVGTVAALGTATADAASMAAPPSVTPRPGTVTATIPQHPDMKYRALGRTGEAVSLVGVGGYHLAKPGGMNNDEAIRVVHASIDAGINFCDNCWDYNNGESEVRLGRALSQQGYRKRVFLMTKIDGRTAKAAMGQIETSLSRLQTDHLDLLQFHEIIRADDPARVFAQGGALEAVLKAREQGKLRYIGFTGHKSPAIHASMFEIADSHGFHFDSVQMPLNVMDAHYDSFEKTVVPMAVARGTGIIGMKAFGDPFILQSRVMPPMQMLQYPMSLPISSQMTGIDSMDILHQALEAVRTYSPPTPEFRAALLARSAQIAMTGKTELYKTTEHFDGTNQNPQWLTEA
- the larB gene encoding nickel pincer cofactor biosynthesis protein LarB — its product is MSEFQLDGERSARIGFGEAVYCSGKSPAQIAAILRSVPETPLLLTRLDATRFAGLPEDLAGRLDYDPVSRTAWQGQPAPLRPGRHIAVVTAGTSDVPVAREVVRTLRFSGHAAAEITDVGVAGLWRLLRRVDELRAYAVVIVVAGMDAALPSVVAGLLPGVMIGVPTSVGYGVAVGGRAGLDAMLASCAPGLTVMNIDNGYGAACAALRVLGVMGRTPA
- a CDS encoding adenine nucleotide alpha-hydrolase family protein translates to MSSLIDTQEPVAALGRLQALLAGLDAPRVAIAVSGGIDSLTLSAVAAPVLGGRLTLHHATSPAVPHEATERTRALAAGLDARLVIFDAGEFDDPSYRANPANRCFFCKTNLYGAIATRLRGTDTLVLSGTNTDDLSDYRPGLQAADAHSVRHPFVEAAISKATLRRIAPLVGLGHLADLPSAPCLSSRIETGLFIEPATLALVHAVERSVAARLGSDGRIVRCRVRRDGLVIELDAISLQDVQDGLEATLRHTISDLVAEAGEPPRALRFAAYRTGSAFLRPVSDAAQPVQP
- the larC gene encoding nickel pincer cofactor biosynthesis protein LarC, whose translation is MIHLHLDPLGGMAGDMFAAALLSAFPEYEGAVTIAVAKAVDVTCRVLPHNDGVLAGLRFRVEGADGRPADAPATAERHHTHDHGHTHGHDHEHVHEHEHGHEHAHDHRAWRQIRTGLLASGLDAAILDVAVGIFTVLAEAEGRVHGVAADAVSFHEVGASDSIADIVAAAVLIEAIGAASWSISALPLGAGRIRTAHGIMPVPAPATALLLEGFDMLDDGIPGERVTPTGAAILRYLKDSGVLGHRPAGRLAGSGIGFGTRTLPGTSNCVRVLVTETGAQQGIASGHRTLGVIAFEIDDQSGEDLAAGLDRIRSVPGVHDIMQMAAIGKKGRMAVHVQVLAAPDALPEITAACFRETTTIGLRTHLVEGQALQRRTARMTIDGASVDVKLVDRPDGRTGKAEADHLLGLPGHATRTRVRRQAEAMAMANDQDAKP
- a CDS encoding HoxN/HupN/NixA family nickel/cobalt transporter encodes the protein MSCPRSELARERLLGQAVSMPEFHDLPARSGLPPSPTAPGQAVRAGPQKRRISVLFLGLLGVNLLAWCWAVLAFHASPALLGSALIAWGFGLRHAVDADHIAAIDNVTRRLMQDGQRPITVGLFFSLGHSTVVVVAGLAVVLAQGWFRNRFGVLAGWGAPAGAAVSAAFLLLIGGSNLGVLLSLLRMRRRRRRGDPDLSMALPTAQGGLSRLFAPLFRRVGTSRGMFWLGLLFGLGFDTATEIGVLALAAAGATHGQAGWAVMAFPALFTAGMTLVDTANGVMMLGAYGWALAEPTRKLGYNMAITSVSVVVALLIGLAEAIDLLSIPGVSIPAWVSLPDTHGELIGYGLVSSFALLWIGSMLASLLARQRRKLTLR
- a CDS encoding aldo/keto reductase; the encoded protein is MPDTHDLSSAMLPVTRVADPADLPFVTDPGERRGDMLYRRFGRTDEMISAIGLGGFHVGKSALTDDEAVHLIHESIDRGINFVDNCWDYNKGRSELRVGVALDQGGYRDKVFLMSKMDGRTKKEAANQIDASLQRMRTDCIDLIQHHEILRYDDPDRIFAEEGAMEAFVEAKQAGKLRYIGFTGHKDPRIHLQMLAVAAERGFHFDAVQMPLNIMDAHFRSFAHLVLPYLVEHGIAVLGMKSFGDGVLLKSNAPIDPLEYLHYSLNLPTSVVITGIENRRDLDQAFKAVRTFQPMDKVRVSELLARSRPYALEGKYELFKTSATFDGTAKNAEWLGDDVDAVNLLAPVME
- a CDS encoding efflux transporter outer membrane subunit; this translates as MKPVSTTRRAAMLIASSLFATTALGGCMVGPDYHRPNAVMAARFKEMTPPPPGWAFADPHYAELPKGAWWTLYNDPVLNGLESQIDISNQTLKASEASYRNARALVDEARAGLFPTIGVTPTATRTGTANITNSTVGVQGTVDWQLDVWGQIRRQVQAQASAAQVSAATLAAARLSIQTTLAIDYFNLRYQDSLQALLDRFVAYYQQAAQITRNSTNAGVSAPSDLLQAETQLATTQAQSVSVGIQRAQYEHAIAVLTGHPPADLSLAPGALTDRIPAIPVTIPSVVLQRRPDIAEGERTMEQQNALIGVAVAAYYPVISLSAAGQYVGDPVGGLFRAANQAWSLGATVAQSLFQGGERTAAVRAARANFDVSVANYRQTVLNAFQNLEDDLSSLRILAIQADAQANAVNLANQAVEVAFNEYTAGTAIYTTVITSQTTALTNAQTALGIQQNRMVASVDLINDLGGGWDASELPSKASLQTDNPFLPSFIQKDRN